The DNA sequence ACATTGAAATGCCCGCTATTGCAAACAATGGCGCCGTCCTTCATTTTGATGAAATGCTCCGGGCGAACAACGTTAATATCTCCGGTAAGAGTAACAAACACATCACCCAGAGGAGACGCCTTGGCCATCGTCATTACCTGAAATCCATCCATGGCCGCTTCGATACCCTTGACATGATCAACCTCGGTAACGATAACACTGGCGCCCAAACCAGCCGCGCGCATGGCAAATCCGCGTCCGCACCAACCGTACCCGGCCACCACGACGGTCGAGCCGGCAAACAGATGATTTGTCGCTCGAATGATGCCGTCAATGGTTGATTGCCCGGTACCGTAGCGATTATCAAAGAAATGTTTGGTCTTGGAATCATTGACCGCGATAATCGGATACGCCAGGGCTCCGTCATTGGCCATCGCTCGCAAACGAATCACACCCGTTGTGGTTTCCTCAGTCCCGGCCAGAACGCCGTCCAAAAGCTCTTTTCTTTCCGAATGAATCGTCGAGACCAAATCAGCGCCGTCATCCATGGTTATGTGAGGTTTGATATCGAGAGCCTGATTGATATGCTTATAATAAATCTTGTTATTCACCCCATTAATCGCAAACACAGAAATCCCGTAATCCTTAACCAGCGATGCTGCCACAACATCCTGAGTTGAGAGAGGATTGGAAGCGCACAACGCGACCGATGCTCCTCCGGCCTTAAGAGTTCGGGCCAGGTTAGCCGTTTCGGTCGTAACATGCAGGCAGGCTGCGATATTGATTCCCTTGAGTGGCTTCTCTTTTCTGAAGCGATTCCTGATTTTTCTGAGAACCGGCATATTGGCCTCAGCCCATTCAATCCGCTTCTTACCATCGTTCGCCAGTTTTATATTCTTGATATCGTATTTCACCGGATTCGCCATATCTTTAGTATTCTCCTAAATTCATCTGACTTGCCTAAGTTATATCAGGCTTCTTTGGCCAAAATATCGGCCTTATCTGTCCTCTCCCAGGTAAACTCATCCAGCTCACGACCGAAATGACCATAAACCGCCGTCTTCAGATAAATCGGCCGATGTAAATCCAACATCTCATTTATACCAGCCGGTGTCAATTCAAAATGCTTCAAAATAAGTTCCTTTATGCGGTCTTCTTCAACCTTGTTCGTCCGATCGGTCCATACCATGATCGAAACCGGCTCGGGAACGCCGATTGCGTATGCCAACTGGATATTGCATTTATCCGCCAATCCTGAAGCAACGACGTTTTTGGCAATATAGCGCGTCATATAAGAAGCCGACCGGTCAACCTTGGTGGGATCTTTGCCGGAAAAAGCCCCGCCGCCGTGAGATGCC is a window from the Candidatus Zixiibacteriota bacterium genome containing:
- the ahcY gene encoding adenosylhomocysteinase codes for the protein MKYDIKNIKLANDGKKRIEWAEANMPVLRKIRNRFRKEKPLKGINIAACLHVTTETANLARTLKAGGASVALCASNPLSTQDVVAASLVKDYGISVFAINGVNNKIYYKHINQALDIKPHITMDDGADLVSTIHSERKELLDGVLAGTEETTTGVIRLRAMANDGALAYPIIAVNDSKTKHFFDNRYGTGQSTIDGIIRATNHLFAGSTVVVAGYGWCGRGFAMRAAGLGASVIVTEVDHVKGIEAAMDGFQVMTMAKASPLGDVFVTLTGDINVVRPEHFIKMKDGAIVCNSGHFNVELDLKGLKEISRSVKTVRSFVEEYRLMNRRKIYILGEGRLINLAAAEGHPAVVMDMSFANQCLACEYLLNRKSPLEKTVHVLPENLDYSIAKMKLDSMGIKIDRLTPEQKKYLASWEMGT